A DNA window from Zerene cesonia ecotype Mississippi chromosome 28, Zerene_cesonia_1.1, whole genome shotgun sequence contains the following coding sequences:
- the LOC119837539 gene encoding uncharacterized protein LOC119837539, translating to MLDKTILGGSWESVISRDEYEVDYSQSPRGSPLKDTSNIQEEQPYLISRHNPNKTFRRESVIASWKSLKKEREQALGKRIIYVDADTYEDYYGRNKVKRCKSERTANLPRIPKKVKRTYSVLYRYDPNEEKVVKEYKYQLPKEDETPRQYGLQKSQSEPFLRPERTPKRKVKRSITTLLNIKTKFLNIFSSKS from the exons AGACGATTCTTGGAGGCAGTTGGGAGAGTGTG atcTCGCGTGATGAGTACGAGGTCGACTACAGCCAGAGCCCCAGGGGGTCGCCGTTGAAAGACACTTCTAACATACAAGAGGAGCAACCGTACTTGATCAGCCGCCACAACCCAAATAAGACCTTCCGCCGTGAATCCGTCATAGCATCTTGGAAGAGCCTGAAGAAAGAGCGCGAGCAAGCTTTGGGCAAGCGGATCATTTACGTAGATGCTGACACGTATGAGGATTACTATGGCCGCAACAAGGTCAAACGATGCAAAAGCGAGAGGACCGCAAATCTCCCCCGAATCCCGAAGAAAGTGAAGCGGACATATTCAGTGCTCTATCGTTATGACCCCAACGAAGAGAAGGTTGTGAAAGAATACAAGTACCAATTGCCGAAAGAGGATGAGACGCCACGTCAGTACGGATTACAGAAATCACAGTCTGAACCGTTCTTGAGGCCCGAAAGAACGCCAAAGAGGAAAGTGAAGAGATCCATTACCACTCTATTGAACATCAAGAcgaaattcttaaatattttctccTCCAAGAGTTAG